One part of the Acidimicrobiia bacterium genome encodes these proteins:
- a CDS encoding ABC transporter ATP-binding protein gives MSASLLAVEHVTVTFGGNRALSDVELDARAGEVTGLIGPNGAGKTTLFNVITGLLRPSAGCIRFDGRDVSRLDPHHRARLGIARTFQRLELFTDLSVRDNLRVAGEICNTWTGIGWRTRRIDAGREAERVLDLIGLADRADDEVATLPTGTARVVELGRALMIRPRLLLLDEPASGQTDEETKRFERLVRRLAHDDGLAVLLVEHDMELVMHVCDRIHVLDFGELLAVGTPAEIRADGRVRDAYLGTMT, from the coding sequence GTGAGCGCATCACTCCTCGCGGTCGAGCACGTGACGGTGACCTTCGGCGGCAACCGTGCGCTCTCCGACGTGGAGCTCGACGCGCGCGCGGGCGAGGTCACCGGCCTCATCGGGCCGAACGGCGCGGGCAAGACGACGCTCTTCAACGTCATCACCGGCCTGCTGCGCCCGAGTGCGGGTTGCATCCGCTTCGACGGACGCGACGTGAGCCGGCTCGATCCACACCACCGCGCCCGGCTCGGGATCGCGCGCACGTTTCAGCGGCTCGAGCTCTTCACCGATCTCAGTGTGCGCGACAACCTGCGGGTCGCGGGGGAGATTTGCAATACGTGGACCGGCATCGGATGGCGCACGCGCCGGATCGACGCCGGGCGCGAGGCCGAGCGCGTGCTCGACCTCATCGGCCTCGCGGACCGCGCCGACGACGAGGTCGCGACCCTGCCGACAGGTACCGCGCGCGTCGTCGAGCTCGGTCGCGCGCTGATGATCCGGCCCCGCCTGCTCCTGCTCGACGAGCCGGCGTCGGGTCAGACCGACGAGGAGACGAAGCGGTTCGAGCGGCTCGTGCGCCGGCTCGCGCACGACGACGGCCTCGCGGTGCTCCTCGTCGAGCACGACATGGAGCTCGTGATGCACGTGTGCGACCGCATCCACGTCCTCGACTTCGGTGAGCTGCTCGCGGTCGGTACCCCCGCGGAGATCCGCGCCGACGGCCGTGTCCGCGACGCGTACCTCGGGACGATGACGTGA
- a CDS encoding TetR family transcriptional regulator — protein MPLDASHTREKLVDEAARAFAKHGVYGASLIDITRRAGQRNRGALHYHFGSRAGVLAAVLERHAGFLAQREGELLKIALTRPKRDVKSVVEAIVRPAAELAESGWRGRCYLVILAELIEEDPENLDPEVSAALARTGGYEVYALLASRMADVSPAVQAERFAVATAFILRAAADRARALGRRGRRGRPQLDQAEFVDNLVAMVAAGMSARID, from the coding sequence ATGCCGCTCGACGCGTCGCACACTCGCGAGAAGCTGGTCGACGAGGCCGCGCGCGCGTTCGCGAAGCACGGCGTCTACGGCGCGTCGCTCATCGACATCACGCGACGCGCGGGCCAGCGCAACCGAGGCGCGCTGCACTACCACTTCGGGTCGCGCGCGGGCGTGCTCGCAGCGGTGCTCGAACGCCACGCCGGGTTCCTCGCGCAACGCGAGGGCGAGCTGCTGAAGATCGCGCTGACCCGGCCCAAGCGCGACGTGAAGTCGGTCGTCGAGGCGATCGTCCGCCCGGCGGCGGAGCTGGCCGAGAGCGGCTGGCGCGGGCGCTGCTACCTCGTGATCCTCGCCGAGCTGATCGAGGAAGACCCCGAGAACCTCGATCCCGAGGTCTCGGCCGCGCTCGCGCGCACCGGCGGGTACGAGGTCTACGCGCTCCTCGCGTCGCGCATGGCCGACGTGTCACCGGCCGTGCAGGCCGAGCGGTTCGCGGTCGCGACCGCCTTCATCCTGCGCGCCGCGGCCGACCGCGCCCGCGCGCTCGGTCGACGAGGTCGGCGCGGGCGCCCGCAGCTCGACCAGGCGGAGTTCGTCGACAACCTCGTGGCGATGGTCGCAGCGGGCATGTCGGCGCGCATCGATTGA
- a CDS encoding CsbD family protein has translation MQLGKVDVNKLRGLGDKAFGLAKETVGTITNNDRLVEEGDAQQSRAAEELRAMRKEVEAQREEIKADALEQKQKAAERAKQRA, from the coding sequence ATGCAACTCGGAAAGGTCGATGTCAACAAGCTCCGCGGCTTGGGCGACAAGGCGTTCGGCCTCGCGAAGGAGACGGTCGGCACGATCACGAACAACGACCGCCTCGTCGAAGAGGGCGACGCGCAGCAGTCGCGTGCGGCCGAGGAGCTGCGCGCGATGCGCAAGGAAGTCGAGGCACAGCGCGAGGAGATCAAAGCCGACGCGCTGGAGCAGAAGCAGAAGGCCGCGGAGCGCGCCAAGCAGCGCGCGTGA
- a CDS encoding ABC transporter ATP-binding protein — protein MELRAVRAGYGGITVLRGFDLAVPFGAVVALLGPNGGGKTTALRVIAGQLAATQGDVFVAGRRVNGADPDELARRGVCLVPEGRGIFPNLSVRENLWMATHTGVTLRHIEEIAYSRFAPLGARRKQLAGTLSGGEQQMLAMARALAVDPALLLLDELSMGLAPLVVEQLYEIVAGVAREGVAIVVVEQFARAILGIADAAGVVVRGRITTFGAPADVAAELSSAYLGESP, from the coding sequence CTGGAACTGCGCGCGGTGCGCGCCGGTTACGGCGGCATCACCGTCCTGCGCGGCTTCGACCTCGCGGTGCCGTTCGGCGCGGTGGTCGCGCTGCTCGGACCCAACGGCGGCGGCAAGACGACCGCGTTGCGCGTGATCGCGGGACAGCTCGCCGCGACCCAGGGCGACGTGTTCGTCGCCGGCCGTCGCGTGAACGGTGCCGACCCCGACGAGCTCGCGCGCCGCGGTGTGTGCCTCGTGCCCGAGGGGCGCGGCATCTTCCCGAACCTCTCGGTGCGCGAGAACCTCTGGATGGCGACGCACACGGGGGTCACGCTGCGGCACATCGAGGAGATCGCGTACTCGCGTTTCGCGCCGCTCGGCGCCCGTCGCAAGCAGCTCGCGGGGACGCTCTCGGGTGGCGAGCAGCAGATGCTCGCGATGGCGCGCGCGTTGGCGGTCGATCCCGCGTTGCTCCTACTCGACGAGCTGTCGATGGGCCTCGCGCCGCTCGTCGTCGAGCAGCTCTACGAGATCGTCGCCGGGGTCGCGCGCGAGGGTGTCGCGATCGTCGTCGTCGAGCAGTTCGCCCGTGCCATCCTGGGCATCGCCGATGCCGCCGGCGTCGTGGTGCGGGGCCGGATCACGACGTTCGGCGCACCCGCCGACGTCGCGGCCGAGTTGTCGAGCGCGTATCTGGGGGAGTCACCATGA
- a CDS encoding response regulator transcription factor — MVGAQARVLVVEDLESARELAVEALEAHGFSTTTCADGAAALQAIRGEPLNAVVLDLGLPSMSGFDLLQELRRASDIPVVIVSGRAEEGDRLQGLRLGADDYLVKPFSPRELGERVRAVLRRSNPSSRTESLVFDGIEINLSAREVRVDGEVVALTPLEFTLLVFLASSPRRVFSRADLLRAVWGSDAGWQTPATVTEHVRRLRRKLEPSSGGKCWIVTVRGAGYRFEP; from the coding sequence ATGGTGGGTGCCCAGGCTCGCGTCCTCGTGGTGGAAGACCTCGAGTCGGCGCGTGAGCTGGCGGTCGAAGCTCTCGAGGCGCACGGTTTTTCGACAACGACGTGCGCCGACGGCGCGGCGGCGTTGCAGGCGATCCGGGGCGAGCCGCTGAACGCGGTGGTGCTCGATCTCGGGCTGCCGTCGATGAGCGGCTTCGATCTGCTCCAGGAGCTCCGGCGCGCGAGCGACATCCCGGTCGTGATCGTGAGCGGCCGCGCCGAAGAGGGCGACCGCCTGCAGGGACTGCGGCTCGGTGCCGACGACTACCTCGTCAAGCCGTTCTCGCCACGCGAGCTCGGTGAGCGCGTGCGCGCGGTGCTGCGGCGGTCGAATCCCTCGTCCCGCACGGAATCACTCGTGTTCGACGGCATCGAGATCAACCTCAGCGCGCGCGAAGTGCGCGTCGACGGTGAGGTCGTCGCGCTGACACCGCTCGAGTTCACGCTCCTCGTGTTCCTCGCGAGCTCGCCGCGCCGCGTGTTCTCGCGCGCGGACCTGTTGCGTGCGGTGTGGGGCTCCGATGCCGGGTGGCAGACGCCCGCGACCGTGACCGAGCACGTGCGCCGGCTGCGGCGCAAGCTCGAGCCGTCAAGCGGAGGGAAGTGCTGGATCGTGACCGTGCGCGGCGCCGGGTACCGGTTCGAGCCGTAG
- a CDS encoding ATP-binding protein, producing the protein MSAERTFPHAVESIGRARRYALEALGEAPTDILDSIAVMVSELATNSVRHAASPFTVAVDRDHQRVRVAVSDDGSRLPSLRTPEPREYSGRGLQIVRALADEWGVTENVGRPGKTVWFVVTIAPRVTRGGDATATTRPASASTGPGHASSGAARPRSNPPPRDAPRRGPACRAARLLNARRSG; encoded by the coding sequence ATGAGTGCCGAGCGCACGTTCCCGCACGCCGTCGAGTCGATCGGACGCGCGCGCCGCTACGCGCTGGAGGCGCTCGGCGAGGCGCCAACCGACATCCTCGACTCGATCGCGGTCATGGTCTCGGAGCTCGCGACGAATTCCGTGCGCCACGCGGCGAGCCCGTTCACCGTCGCCGTCGATCGCGATCATCAACGCGTTCGCGTCGCCGTGAGCGACGACGGCTCCCGTCTGCCGAGCCTGCGCACGCCCGAGCCGCGCGAGTACTCGGGTCGTGGTCTGCAGATCGTGCGCGCGCTCGCCGACGAGTGGGGCGTCACCGAGAACGTGGGTCGCCCGGGGAAGACCGTGTGGTTCGTCGTGACGATCGCACCGCGCGTGACGCGCGGCGGCGACGCGACGGCGACAACACGTCCTGCGAGCGCGTCGACGGGCCCCGGGCACGCGTCGAGTGGTGCCGCGCGGCCGCGATCGAACCCGCCACCGCGCGATGCGCCGCGCCGCGGTCCGGCCTGTCGCGCCGCTCGGCTGTTGAACGCACGCCGTTCCGGGTAA
- a CDS encoding CsbD family protein, producing MSGPIEQAKGAVKEKAGDIMNDPDLQREGAAQRDKGRAETEATKARAEAKGHEAKAKAHEVEQEVAQDRKES from the coding sequence ATGAGCGGACCGATCGAGCAGGCCAAGGGCGCGGTCAAGGAGAAGGCCGGCGACATCATGAACGACCCGGACCTGCAGCGCGAGGGTGCAGCCCAGCGCGACAAGGGTCGTGCCGAGACCGAGGCCACCAAGGCGCGTGCCGAGGCCAAGGGCCACGAGGCCAAGGCCAAGGCCCACGAGGTCGAGCAGGAAGTCGCGCAGGACCGCAAGGAATCCTGA
- a CDS encoding STAS domain-containing protein, whose amino-acid sequence MAELEESGSTASIECTQNNSDPRLISIRGEVDMSNVVTVETDLSGALAGHPAQVVFDLSGLSFIDSSGIAVLLRAAEKTDSIRLRNPSSVVQRILEATGLTDVLPIEP is encoded by the coding sequence ATGGCTGAGCTAGAGGAGAGCGGATCGACGGCGAGCATCGAGTGCACGCAGAACAACTCGGACCCGCGGCTCATCAGCATCCGCGGCGAGGTCGACATGTCGAACGTCGTGACGGTCGAGACCGACCTCAGCGGCGCGCTCGCCGGTCACCCTGCACAGGTGGTGTTCGACCTGTCGGGGCTGAGCTTCATCGACAGCTCCGGCATCGCGGTGCTGCTGCGCGCCGCGGAGAAGACCGATTCGATCCGGCTTCGCAACCCGTCGAGCGTCGTGCAACGCATCCTCGAGGCGACCGGGCTCACCGACGTCCTGCCGATCGAGCCATGA
- a CDS encoding SpoIIE family protein phosphatase — protein sequence MTGVESVNESLLAATPISDRSVLDALRRAVVVTRTDGEIVTWNRAAEDLYGWTEAEVVGRDVFELMIPVSELDRAEDVRARAVAGMDFAGDFTVTRRDGNSRFVHTFVRGVVAPDGTVEGIVAVSEDVTEQRLLDRRAQDLTERLALALDAGGFGTWRWDLEREVVEWDAPLERLFGLLPGTFDGTYDSYLALLHPDDRAATATTVEEAVRTRQPYVVDHRVVWPDGSVHWLQGKGRVTVDAAGNVTGTIGCTADVTEPMRRALAHERDHDLALAAAEIERLGRERLQFLADINDALNRADTELEVLTNVTRAAVPWLGEWCAIVVLPDDGEGRPMIEVAHADPAMEPFAREMQTTFPFDIDASTGVGAVVRTGRTEFLPEVDESTLHHAPITNEQREIARRLALRSAITVPLIKRGRVLGALQFVNSTWGRVYTEADRALAEVAAGRIASTLMNRRLAEHQRLIATTLQQSLLPESLPEIEGLELAVGYWAAGTGTQVGGDFYDVFEIDDGWAVVIGDVCGTGPHAASLTGLVRHTIRTLAWHGLAHEEVLQYVNRAILRSGRSTFCTALYATLRHGTKGFTFEMAAGGHPLPIRCRADGRTSTIGMPGTLLGAYADPKATTVTSTLEAGDTLVLYTDGITDVRPPHDLSTEALRTIVARVARDGASAANVVTRLGEAVSDILPIGERNDDIAMLVLRVP from the coding sequence ATGACCGGCGTGGAGTCGGTGAACGAGTCGTTGCTCGCGGCGACTCCGATCTCCGATCGATCGGTCCTCGACGCGCTGCGGCGCGCCGTCGTCGTGACCCGCACCGATGGAGAGATCGTCACGTGGAACCGCGCGGCCGAGGATCTCTACGGTTGGACCGAAGCCGAGGTGGTCGGGCGTGACGTCTTCGAGCTGATGATCCCGGTGAGCGAGCTCGATCGAGCCGAGGACGTCCGGGCGCGCGCCGTTGCCGGCATGGATTTCGCCGGCGACTTCACGGTGACGCGGCGCGACGGCAACTCGCGTTTCGTGCACACGTTCGTTCGCGGGGTCGTCGCGCCTGACGGAACGGTCGAAGGCATCGTGGCCGTGTCGGAGGACGTCACCGAGCAGCGGCTGCTCGACCGACGGGCGCAGGATCTCACCGAGCGGCTCGCGCTCGCGCTCGACGCCGGCGGCTTCGGCACCTGGCGGTGGGACCTCGAGCGGGAGGTCGTCGAGTGGGACGCCCCCCTCGAACGGCTCTTCGGTCTGCTGCCGGGCACGTTCGACGGTACGTACGACTCGTACCTCGCGCTGCTGCATCCCGACGACCGCGCCGCGACCGCCACGACGGTCGAGGAGGCCGTGCGAACGCGACAGCCCTACGTCGTCGATCACCGCGTGGTGTGGCCCGACGGCAGCGTGCACTGGTTACAGGGGAAGGGCCGCGTCACGGTCGACGCCGCGGGCAACGTCACCGGCACGATCGGATGCACCGCCGACGTGACCGAGCCGATGCGGCGCGCGCTCGCGCACGAGCGCGATCACGACCTCGCGCTCGCGGCGGCGGAGATCGAACGTCTCGGCCGGGAACGGCTGCAGTTCCTCGCCGACATCAACGACGCGTTGAACCGCGCCGACACCGAGCTCGAGGTGCTGACGAACGTCACCCGCGCCGCGGTGCCGTGGCTGGGTGAGTGGTGCGCGATCGTCGTGCTGCCCGACGACGGCGAGGGCCGGCCGATGATCGAGGTCGCGCACGCCGATCCCGCGATGGAACCGTTTGCGCGCGAGATGCAAACAACGTTCCCCTTCGACATCGACGCGTCCACCGGTGTCGGCGCGGTGGTGCGGACCGGACGGACGGAGTTCCTGCCCGAGGTCGACGAGTCGACGCTGCACCACGCGCCGATCACGAACGAACAACGCGAGATCGCACGCCGCCTCGCGTTGCGGAGCGCGATCACCGTGCCGCTGATCAAGCGGGGACGCGTGCTCGGCGCGTTGCAGTTCGTGAACTCGACGTGGGGACGCGTGTACACCGAGGCCGACCGCGCGCTCGCGGAGGTTGCGGCCGGGCGCATCGCGTCGACGCTGATGAACCGACGGCTCGCCGAGCACCAGCGCCTCATCGCGACGACCCTGCAGCAGAGCCTGCTCCCCGAGTCCCTGCCTGAGATCGAAGGGCTCGAGCTCGCAGTCGGCTACTGGGCCGCGGGCACGGGCACCCAGGTCGGCGGCGACTTCTACGACGTCTTCGAGATCGACGACGGCTGGGCCGTCGTCATCGGCGACGTCTGCGGCACCGGGCCGCACGCAGCCTCGCTCACCGGGCTCGTCCGCCACACGATCCGCACGCTCGCGTGGCACGGGCTCGCGCACGAGGAAGTGCTGCAGTACGTCAACCGCGCGATCTTGCGCTCGGGCCGGTCGACCTTCTGCACCGCGCTCTACGCCACGCTGCGCCACGGCACCAAGGGCTTCACGTTCGAGATGGCCGCCGGCGGGCACCCGCTGCCGATCCGCTGCCGTGCCGACGGCCGCACTTCGACGATCGGGATGCCAGGCACGCTGCTCGGCGCCTACGCCGATCCGAAGGCGACCACGGTCACGAGCACGCTCGAGGCCGGCGACACGCTCGTGCTCTACACCGACGGCATCACCGACGTGCGACCGCCGCACGATCTGTCGACCGAGGCGTTGCGCACGATCGTCGCCCGCGTCGCGCGCGACGGCGCGTCGGCGGCGAACGTGGTCACGCGTCTGGGCGAGGCGGTCTCCGACATCCTCCCGATCGGCGAGCGCAACGACGACATCGCGATGCTCGTGCTTCGCGTTCCGTAA
- a CDS encoding sulfotransferase, protein MNAFVASELIDEARAAAGLDDFGSNHFREGLDVYCDSVGREADLNEIGIAAVHGNVAGNLANRLRVVDYAKRHPDIVQERVDAPLVVIGMFRAGTTFLSYLLEQDPQNRALLRWEAGDSVPPPTPADFRAGPRVEAARAGNDMLEQINPALRAIHHEEPDGPTECITLMSQDFKSLSWEAISNVPTYGRWLLGADHTSAYEYHRLALQVLQHGGVRGRWTLKSPHHAIALDALTAVYPDARLVLVHRDPVVLCASVCSLIATLSGTFSDADHRTYIADHWVAMLDESIVRIDRFRAAHPDHPIVDVQYDDLVRAPVETVASIYAAFDGPVLDDAARRAMEAYVAAHPKDALGVHRYDLAAYGLDAGAISERFAGYVARYGVPTASTR, encoded by the coding sequence GTGAACGCCTTCGTCGCGAGCGAGTTGATCGACGAAGCGCGCGCGGCAGCCGGTCTCGACGACTTCGGCTCGAACCACTTCCGCGAGGGCCTCGACGTCTACTGCGACTCGGTGGGCCGCGAAGCCGACCTCAACGAGATCGGTATCGCCGCGGTACACGGCAACGTCGCCGGCAACCTCGCAAACCGCCTGCGAGTCGTCGACTACGCGAAGCGTCACCCCGACATCGTGCAGGAGCGCGTGGATGCGCCGCTCGTGGTGATCGGCATGTTCCGCGCCGGCACGACCTTCCTCAGCTACCTCCTCGAACAAGATCCGCAGAACCGCGCGCTGCTGCGCTGGGAGGCCGGCGACAGCGTGCCGCCGCCCACCCCCGCCGACTTCCGCGCCGGTCCGCGCGTCGAGGCGGCGCGCGCGGGCAACGACATGCTCGAGCAGATCAACCCCGCGCTGCGCGCCATCCATCACGAGGAGCCCGACGGCCCGACCGAGTGCATCACGCTCATGAGCCAGGACTTCAAGAGTCTCTCGTGGGAGGCCATCTCGAACGTCCCCACCTACGGTCGTTGGCTGCTCGGAGCCGACCACACGTCGGCCTACGAGTACCACCGGCTCGCGCTCCAGGTGCTCCAGCACGGCGGCGTGCGCGGCCGCTGGACGCTCAAGAGCCCGCACCACGCGATCGCGCTCGACGCGCTCACGGCGGTGTACCCGGACGCGCGCCTCGTGCTCGTCCATCGCGATCCGGTCGTGCTCTGCGCGTCGGTGTGCAGCCTGATCGCCACGCTCTCGGGCACGTTCAGCGACGCGGATCACCGCACCTACATCGCCGACCACTGGGTCGCGATGCTCGACGAGTCGATCGTGCGGATCGATCGCTTTCGCGCCGCGCACCCGGACCACCCGATCGTCGACGTGCAGTACGACGACCTCGTGCGCGCGCCGGTCGAGACGGTCGCGTCGATCTACGCAGCGTTCGACGGGCCCGTGCTCGACGACGCGGCACGTCGCGCGATGGAGGCGTACGTCGCCGCGCATCCGAAGGACGCACTCGGTGTCCATCGCTACGACCTCGCGGCCTACGGCCTCGACGCCGGCGCGATCTCGGAGCGGTTCGCGGGGTACGTCGCGCGCTACGGCGTACCGACCGCCTCGACGCGCTGA
- a CDS encoding PP2C family protein-serine/threonine phosphatase codes for MSRGAPVTDEAPHGGAPSAPSHALGAPDRLERPTPAAKRRRTSMVHAGSVAVLVVGLLITSTLSLGSQHLHESNERRLLHQRALEAAAVVGAAIPDIQTPLATAAVLAAATAGSPGPFRQVLAPMVGSGRFTSATLWSVSPTSLRRVVTVGTAPELASESSAAIARVLRPPKSQGTIVINDLLKARDRRLGYGYAAPGAGTHYVVYVEASLPAGRRARVDTNSAFSDLDYALFLGRRADPDELIATSTGGALLGGRRSSQLVTFGSAQILLVVQARGELGGELLARLPWALALAGLVLTLAGAFLVERLSRRRDHAESLARENDELYREQRNVTVALQHGLLPDVLPDVSGVELAARYVAGAEGFDVGGDWYDVVELDDGRVVFVVGDVSGHGLRAATTMAELRYAFRAYAMQGDAPETMLAKVARLISVARDGHFATAVCGVVDVAGHRMTFANAGHPEPLLVAGGDARFLPSPIGAPLGVETGAPYSAVSVEIPMGATVLAYTDGLVERRGEHLDIGRERLRQGSLGLDGSLSDRLSSILATSIPTGSADDTALLGLRWLS; via the coding sequence ATGTCCCGCGGTGCGCCGGTCACGGACGAAGCACCGCACGGCGGTGCGCCGAGCGCGCCATCACACGCCCTCGGCGCGCCCGACCGGCTCGAACGCCCCACTCCGGCTGCGAAGCGGCGCCGGACTTCGATGGTGCACGCGGGATCGGTCGCCGTGCTCGTCGTCGGCCTGCTCATCACGAGCACGCTGTCGCTCGGATCACAACATCTCCACGAGAGCAACGAGCGCCGGCTGCTGCATCAACGGGCGCTCGAGGCGGCCGCGGTCGTCGGCGCCGCGATCCCCGACATCCAGACGCCGCTCGCGACGGCGGCAGTCCTCGCCGCCGCGACCGCAGGATCACCCGGACCGTTCCGTCAGGTCCTCGCGCCGATGGTCGGCTCGGGCCGGTTCACGAGCGCCACGCTCTGGTCGGTGTCGCCCACGTCGTTGCGGCGGGTCGTCACGGTCGGGACCGCGCCCGAGCTCGCGAGCGAGTCGTCCGCCGCGATCGCGCGGGTGCTGCGCCCGCCCAAGAGCCAGGGAACGATCGTCATCAACGACCTGCTGAAGGCGCGCGATCGGCGGCTCGGCTACGGCTACGCCGCGCCCGGCGCGGGCACGCACTACGTCGTCTACGTCGAGGCGTCGCTGCCTGCGGGTCGGCGCGCGCGCGTCGACACGAACTCCGCGTTCTCCGATCTCGACTACGCGCTGTTCCTCGGTCGTCGTGCCGATCCCGACGAGCTGATCGCGACGAGCACGGGCGGCGCGCTGCTCGGCGGCCGGCGCTCGTCGCAGCTCGTGACGTTCGGTTCCGCGCAGATCCTCCTCGTCGTCCAGGCGCGCGGCGAGCTCGGTGGCGAGCTGCTCGCGCGGCTGCCGTGGGCGCTGGCGCTCGCCGGCCTCGTGCTCACCCTCGCGGGTGCGTTCCTCGTCGAGCGGCTCTCGCGCCGCCGCGACCACGCCGAATCTCTCGCGCGCGAGAACGACGAGCTCTATCGCGAGCAACGCAACGTGACGGTCGCACTTCAGCACGGGCTGTTACCCGATGTGCTTCCCGACGTTTCCGGCGTCGAGCTCGCGGCGCGCTACGTCGCGGGCGCGGAGGGCTTCGATGTCGGTGGCGACTGGTACGACGTCGTCGAGCTCGACGACGGTCGCGTCGTGTTCGTCGTCGGCGACGTATCCGGACACGGGCTGCGCGCCGCGACGACGATGGCCGAGCTCCGCTACGCGTTCCGCGCGTACGCGATGCAGGGCGACGCTCCGGAGACGATGCTCGCCAAGGTCGCACGGCTCATCAGCGTGGCGCGCGACGGGCACTTCGCGACGGCCGTCTGCGGCGTCGTCGACGTGGCCGGCCACCGCATGACGTTCGCGAACGCCGGCCATCCCGAGCCGTTGCTCGTCGCCGGCGGCGACGCCCGGTTCCTCCCCTCGCCGATCGGCGCGCCCCTCGGGGTCGAGACCGGAGCGCCCTATAGTGCCGTCTCCGTTGAGATCCCGATGGGTGCGACCGTGCTTGCGTACACCGATGGCCTCGTCGAGCGGCGAGGAGAACACCTCGACATCGGCCGCGAGCGGCTCCGCCAGGGATCGCTCGGCCTCGACGGTTCGCTGTCCGATCGGCTCTCGAGCATCCTCGCCACGTCGATCCCGACCGGATCAGCCGACGACACCGCGCTGCTGGGACTCCGATGGCTGAGCTAG
- a CDS encoding STAS domain-containing protein → MDVDVAWIEVTGPPETRLVRIGGDLTVRSLPDIQPTLMTSIESADTVTIDLTELEFCDSGGIGMFIAAQGKADAYETVLALTNLQPPVRRLFRVTDLEARFGLFD, encoded by the coding sequence ATGGACGTCGACGTCGCCTGGATCGAGGTCACAGGCCCGCCCGAAACGCGGCTCGTCCGCATCGGCGGTGATCTCACCGTGCGCAGCCTTCCCGACATCCAGCCGACGCTGATGACATCGATCGAGAGCGCCGACACGGTGACGATCGACCTCACCGAGCTCGAGTTCTGCGATTCCGGCGGAATCGGGATGTTCATCGCAGCTCAGGGCAAGGCGGACGCGTACGAGACCGTGCTCGCGCTCACGAACCTGCAGCCGCCGGTTCGCCGCCTCTTCCGCGTCACCGACCTCGAAGCTCGCTTCGGCCTGTTCGATTAG
- a CDS encoding PAS domain-containing sensor histidine kinase encodes MRDPASRADTIDLTTQERAALVDDLALNLPIGVILATREPYRVVWATHASAEVMGLPYDEILKGPEAWIDRLDPDGAQRVQRHLERVADEPRKVDLDYVIHPVHGGPRRVHVTSTPLFDASGTYSSRLAIIDAVEVPEVRTREHAAKVAFLAELSHEMRTPLSSMLGFAELLTSSTLNEKQHRWATLMQESGAQLVSLLDTALYLARLEDPSGSLMREHVDVDTAVGKALDVLEPLAGERTITLHTDARAGGPVTATGNAQRLHQVLLNVLTNALKFGPEGSTVTVTTSLDGRVAAVDVHDSGPGIDRAQRERIFEPFERLDASRRGVAGTGLGLCVSRALMEAMGGSLDVIETDEPGATFRIALPLTPDRLRLEPVPGAAHGHDPALPSA; translated from the coding sequence ATGCGCGACCCAGCTTCACGGGCGGACACGATCGACCTCACCACACAAGAACGGGCGGCGCTGGTCGACGACCTCGCGCTCAATCTGCCGATCGGCGTGATCCTGGCGACGCGCGAGCCGTACCGCGTCGTGTGGGCGACCCACGCGAGCGCCGAGGTGATGGGCCTCCCCTACGACGAGATCCTCAAGGGACCGGAGGCGTGGATCGATCGCCTCGATCCCGATGGCGCGCAACGCGTGCAGCGCCACCTCGAACGGGTCGCCGACGAGCCGCGGAAGGTCGACCTCGACTACGTGATCCACCCCGTGCACGGCGGGCCCCGCCGCGTCCACGTCACGAGCACGCCGCTCTTCGACGCGAGCGGCACCTACTCGAGCCGGCTGGCGATCATCGACGCCGTCGAGGTGCCCGAGGTGCGAACGCGCGAGCACGCGGCCAAGGTCGCGTTCCTCGCCGAGCTGAGCCACGAGATGCGCACACCGTTGAGCTCGATGCTCGGCTTCGCGGAGCTGCTCACCAGCTCGACGCTCAACGAGAAGCAGCACCGCTGGGCGACGCTCATGCAGGAGAGCGGCGCGCAGCTCGTGAGCCTGCTCGACACCGCGCTGTATCTCGCGCGCCTCGAGGATCCGTCCGGCTCGCTGATGCGCGAGCACGTCGACGTCGACACGGCGGTCGGCAAGGCCCTCGACGTGCTCGAGCCCCTGGCCGGTGAGCGCACCATCACGTTGCACACCGACGCGCGCGCCGGCGGCCCGGTCACCGCGACGGGGAACGCGCAACGCCTGCACCAGGTGCTGCTGAACGTGCTCACCAACGCGTTGAAGTTCGGCCCCGAGGGGAGCACCGTCACCGTCACCACGTCGCTCGACGGTCGCGTCGCCGCGGTCGACGTGCACGACAGCGGGCCCGGCATCGACCGCGCGCAGCGCGAGCGCATCTTCGAGCCGTTCGAACGGCTCGACGCGAGTCGACGCGGTGTCGCCGGCACGGGGCTCGGGCTGTGCGTGAGCCGCGCCTTGATGGAGGCGATGGGCGGATCGCTCGACGTGATCGAGACCGACGAGCCCGGCGCGACCTTCCGGATCGCGCTGCCGCTCACGCCGGACCGGCTACGGCTCGAACCGGTACCCGGCGCCGCGCACGGTCACGATCCAGCACTTCCCTCCGCTTGA